Part of the Gammaproteobacteria bacterium genome, CCTCCACCGCAACCGCCATGTCGGCGAGCTTGAACGCCACCGCCTGATTCGCACCGATTGGACGCCCGAACGCCTCGCGATCTTTCGCGTATGCGCTCGCCAGGTCCAGACATCCTTGGGCAACGCCGACCGACATGGCAGCGATCGCGATCCGGCCGTCGTCGAGGATGTGCAGGAACTGCCGGAATCCCTTCCCTCGCTCCCCCAGCAGGTTCTCCGCCGGAACCCGACAGTCCACGAAGGTCAGACCGTGGGTGTCCGAAGCCCTCCACCCCATCTTGTCGTAGGCAGGGTCGACCGTAAACCCCGGTGTTCCCGCAGGCACGATGATCGAACTGATCTCGTCGGGCCCCGTCTTCGCCGTCACCGTGACGAGCGAGGTGATCGGAGTCCCGGAATTGGTGATGAAGGACTTCGTGCCGTTGATCACCCACTCGTCCCCATCGAGCACGGCCTTTGTCCGGGTACCGCCGGCATCCGATCCGGCATCCGGCTCGGTCAGACCGAACCCTGCAAGGGCCGTCCCTGCCACGAGGTCGGGGAGCCAACGGCGCTTCTGCTCATCGGTTCCAAACTGGAAGATGGGGTTCGCACCCAATCCCACTGCGGCTTCCAACGTGATCGCAACCGACTGGTCGACCCTCGCCAACTCCTCGATCGCGATGCACAGCGTCGTGAAGTCTGCATCTGCACCGCCGTATTCCTCGGGAAAGACCAGACCGAACAGTCCCAGGTCGCCCATCTTGCGAACGACGTCGAGCGGAAACGAGTGGTTTCGATCCCACTCCTCGGCGTACGGGGCGATCTCCTGCTCTGCGAACTCCCGAATGACCTTCCGGAAGGCCTGATGCTCTTCGGACGGTTCGAAGTCCATGCCGACTCCTTTGTCATGTTGCATGGACCTACTCTACGGGCGGTCGGTCTTCGCTCTCCACTCGTACAGTCCCTTCCTGTGAGATCCACGTATGGGCACCGGCGAAGATCCCGACTCCCGCCGGGATCCAGTAGGCGATGACCCTGTAGACGAGGATCGGGCCAAGGCTCACCGAGGGGGCCACCCCGAGCAGTGCGAGAACTCCAACGAGTCCGGCTTCGATCACGCCGAGGCCTCCGGGAGATCCGGGAAGGCCACCGACGAGGTGGGCAACTCCATACACGACGAAACCCCGAACCGGGGAGAGGTCGATGCCAAAGGCGCTCAGCGCAAGAATCATCGAACCGGCCTCGGCACCTAGACGCAGTATCAGGAAGCCGACTTCGAGCGGTGTCACCCGGCGGTCGACCGCAGTCGGTCCAATGAGGCGGCGAAAGCGCTCGGGCAACCGGCGCGTGATCGAGCCCATCCAACGAGGCCCGCTGAGCAGAAGGACACCGGCAGCGACACCCGAGATCCCGATTGTCACGACACCGGCATTGAGCGCCACGCCAAGCCCCGCTGCACGAGCCCAGAGAATCGCGCCGCCGGTGCCCAGGAGCAACCCTCCATAGGTGAGCACCGTCGTTCGCAGTGCCGCACCGGCCGTCCCGGGTACTTCGTCACGAACCGTCCACGCCATCGCCGCGGGAGTGAACGCGCCTCCTGCCGGGACCAAGCGTGCAACCCCACTCGCGACGAGGGCGGCACGCACTGCATCACGGAAATGCAGGCGGAGCCCTCCCGCCCGCACGGCGACCTTGAACATGCCGGCGAATGCGCCCTTCGCCGCGAACTCCACGCCCAGAGCGCCGGCCAGGACCAACAGGGTCCAGCCGTCGACGGGGGGGAGGTGGGCCTTCTCACCGAGAAACCGTGCAACGGCCAGGTACAGCACCAACCCGAACGCCAGAAACACGAGAACACCCTTGCCGGCGAGCAGTCGACGCATCAGAGAGCGCCTCGGCGGACGTGCAGATCGCATGCCCGAACGGTACCGCATGGAGAATGAGAGTCTGCCCAGCCTCGGAACGGCGCCGTAACTCGCCGGTGTGTGCTCACGTCATCCGGCTCGTCGCGCTTTCCCGACCCTACGAAGCTCCCGCCGGCCGGCGGCGCTCATGCCGCCCCAGATCCCTGATGTCATGTGGAACTCGAAGGCGTACGACAGGCATTCGTCGCGCACCGGGCAGCCCCCACAGACCGCCAGGGCACGCTCCGATGACACATCTTCTCCAGGAAAGAAAACGCCTGGTTCCATGCCGACGCACGAGGCATCACGACGCCAGCTTTCGGGTGTTGAGTCGAGAAGTGGATGCACGCTGACCCCCGAGCATCTGTTCGCCAATAATGCTACCCCTGTCCACGGTTTGTAGTCTCTGCTGATGCGATTCCCCGATTATCAGGGCGGCGGGCTCGTCAACCTCGTTGCAGAGATCGAGCAGAGGCTCACCGGTACGGCGCCTTCACCCGGGCTGTCCCGACACCTCGCCTCGACCGTCCCCGAGGCACTGAGCTACATATTCGTGCTGTTCGACGGCCTTGGCGACGCTCAGCTCGAACATTCCGGCGCCAAGGCGCTTCTCGCGTCGCGTGTTGGAAGTCTGGACGCCTCCTTTTCCACCCAGACCACCGTGAACACTTCCACACTCGCCACCGGACTCCCACCTTCGCAACACGGTCTGATCGCCTACCAGCTCCGCCTGAACACGTCCGTGCTGAACACCATCTACTGGTACCTGGATGATGGGAAGGCCTGTGATCTCGATCCTGTGGCGTTTCTTCCCGCGCCGAATCTGTCCGAGCGGCTCGCTCACGCCGGTCGCCGAGTCGTCGCAACAGAGCCCGAGGCATTCCTCGATAGCCCTCTCGATCGTGTGCTCTACCGCGGGTCGACCGTAGTGGGAGTCGCAGATTCAGAGATCGATGTAGCCCTCGATGCCGTGCGGACGCCCGGCACGCTGGCACTCGTCTACCTGCCACATGTGGATGCCGCCGGGCACGCAGGCGGACAAGGTTCCGGCCTCTATGCCGATGCCGTTCGCCATGTCTCCGAGATCTGGAGCGACATCATCTCCCGGCTTCCTGAAGGGGTCGCAGCCGTCGGGACTGCCGATCACGGACATGTCGACATCGCTGACGACCGCCGCATCGCCCTCCCGCAACTCGATGACCTGATCCTGTATGGTGACAATCGAGTGGTCTATGTCTCGGGCCCACCGACGGCAGGGGCCGACCTTGCTCGATCGCTCCCCGCCACATGGGTCGCCGTTTCGCAGCTCGAAGGGATCTGGGGTCCTGAGCCCTACCATCCGCGATTCACCGAGCGGCTGCCGGACGGCCTCCTGATCGCCGACGATGGATACGCTCTGGTTCCCTATGGGACTGTCGACACGATGGTCGGCCACCACGGCGGAGTCACAGAGGCGGAGCTGAGAATTCCGCTTCTCGTCGCTTCGTGAGCCGAACCTCTGTCGCAGTACCCTTCTCACATGACATACGAGAAACTTCGTGCAGCAGTTGATCAGCAGTTCGACACGATCCGTCAGGGCCTCGAGGACCTCACCGCCGTCCCCTCCGTGAGCGCACCCGGTTTCGATCCGGACAATGTTCGCGCTTCGGCCGAAGTCGTCGCAGGTCTCCTTCGGGACGCCGGCTTCCCCGAGGTGCGACTTCTGGAGTCCGAAGGCGCCCATCCTGCCGTCTTCGCCCACTATCCGGCCCCGGCGGGTGCGCCCACCGTGCTGCTGTATGCCCACCATGACGTGCAGCCGCCCGGAGACGAACGCGAGTGGACGTCCCCCCCCTTCGAGCCTGCCGAGCGTGACGGGCGCATCTACGGCCGAGGTATCGCAGACGACAAGTCGGGTGTGCTCATGCACGTGGGAGCGATGCTCGCCCATGAGGGAAAGCCGCCGGTTGGAGTCAAAGTGATCATCGAGGGCGAAGAGGAAATCGGCTCGCTGCACCTCGAGGATTTCCTGCACGAACACCAGCAACTGTTTAGCGCCGATGTGATCGTGATCGGCGACTCGGGAAACTGGAAGGTCGGCGTGCCGGCCCTCACCACTTCGCTTCGCGGCCTTGTCGACTGTGTCATCGAGATACGCACAGCCGATCATGCGCTGCACAGCGGCGAGTTCGGCGGACCGGTCCCCGACGCTCTCACCATTCTCGCTCGCACGCTCGCCACCTTGCATGATGAGCAAGGGAACGTTGCCATCCCGGACCTCGTATCGTCCGATACCGCCGACCCGCTCGATCTCACCGAAGCGGAATTCCGCGCACAGGCAGGTGTGGTCGATGGCCTCGAGTTGATCGGAGAGGGCAGCATCACGTCACGACTGTGGACCATGCCGTCGATCTCCATTCTCGCCATCGACGCACCGCCGGTCGCCGAGGCGATCAACGCTCTCGTTCCGGTCGCACGAGCGAAGGTGAGCATGCGTCTCGCTCCAGGTCAGAATCCGCCCTACGCCATGAAGACACTGGTGAATCATCTGGAATCGCACGTACCGTGGGGCGCCCAGGTGACCGTCACTCCGGGCGCTTCAGGCGAGGCATTCGCTCTCGCAACGGAGGGTCCTCGCTTCGAGATATTCCGCGCTGCCATGCGCGAGGCCTGGGGCACCGAACCGGTGAACATGGGTGTCGGTGGCTCGATTCCGTTCGTCGCGGCGTTCTCGGAGACCTATCCCGGAGCAACGATCGTGCTCACCGGCGCACAGGAGCCGGAAAGCCGGATTCATGCGCCAGACGAGAGTCTCGATCTCGAAGAACTCCGGCGCTCGGTCCTGGCCGAAGCCATTGTCCTGGAGTTACTGGCGAAGCAGTGAACCGCCGGCTCCCAGCAGCCAGTCTCCCCAGCTCCCAGCCAGAGCCGCTTCGCCCGCCCCACGGTCTCCCAGCGATCTGAGGTAGTGATAGGAAGCACCGAGTACGAAACACGGAACACACAACACGAGCCCAGCCCGCCCTACACCGATCCCGGGAAGCCGCCCTGACGCCATGCTTCGTACACGACGATCGACGCGGCGTTTGCGAGATTGAGGCTTCTGCGGTCGGGCAGCATCGGGATCCGCAGCACCTCGTCCGCCCGATCGAGCACCTCGTCGGGCAGTCCGACCGACTCGGGTCCGAACAGCAGTGCGTCGTCGTCCCGGTAGACCACATCGGAGTACCGGAGCTTCCCTACACCCGAGTAGGCGAGCAGTCGGTGCGGTTCGACGGCAGCAAGACACGCCTCCAGGCTCTCGTGGACATCGACGCGGGCCCATTCCCGATAGTCGAGCCCCGCCCTGCGCAGACGCCGCTCGTCGAGGGTAAACCCGAGTGGCTCGACCAAGTGCAGGCGAACCCCGGTATTGGCGCTCAGACGCATCAGATTGCCCGTGTTCGGCGGAATCTCAGGATGGAAGAGGATCACATCGACCATCAGAACAATGTTGGCCGATCCGATTCGAGCCCGCGCAGTTCGTCGTAATCGACCTCGACGGTCACAACCCCTCGCGCCTCGGCCAGAACCTTCGCCTGCGGCTTGACGACCTGCGCCGCGAAGATTCCTCGGACTTCCCCGAGTCGCTTGTCGCGGCGAAGGCGTTCCAAGTACCGAACGAGTTGCTCGACCCCGTCGATCTCCCCCCTTCGCTTGATCTCCACCGCCACGGCGTTCCCCTCTCGATCCGAGCACAGCAGGTCGACGGGCCCGATGTCGGTTGGGTACTCCCGACGGATCAACACCAGCCCCTCTTCCAGAACCCAGGGGCGCTCTGCGAGCAAGACCTGAAGGTGACGTTCCACACCATCCTTCTCCAGACCGGGATCCGCGCCCATCTCGAAGTCCTGGTCCGAGAAGATCTCCTCGAACGTGATAACGAGACGCTCCCCCTTCGGGTTGGTGACCGTCCACATGCCGTCGGTCTCTTGAATGAAGTTGGGAGCATTCATCCAGTTGAGCGGCTTGTAGGCACCGCCGTCGGCATGAACGGCGACACACCCGTCGGCCTTGACCATGACGAGTCGAGTCGCTGAGGGAAGGTGGGCGGTGAGCCGTCCCTCATAGTCGACGCTGCACCGTGCGATCACCAGTCGCATCGGGGTGCAGCGTACCAGTGTGTCCACCATCCGCTCTTCGTCGAGACAGTGGCACAATGTGTTGATGCGCGACCGAACCGCCAAGTACCTCTCCGCTGTTCACGCCGCCGCATTCCGTGTAACGCGAGGCCGGATGGGACGCAGGCTGGTGCACAACGACATCCTGCTGCTCACGACCAGAGGTCGAAAGAGTGGCCGTCTCCACACTGTGCCGCTGCTGTATCTGCGCAGCGCCACCGCGCTGGTCGTCATCGCTTCGTGGGGCGGACGGCCCGCCAATCCAGATTGGTACGAGAATCTCATGACTACTTCCCGCGCGACCGTCGAGCTTCCCGGAGGGCAGACCTTCGACGTGTCGGCACGAACGGCAACACCCGAGGAGCGCTCTTCGTGGTGGCCGAGGATCACCGACGCCCACGCCGGGTATATCGCCTACCAGTCCCGGACGGACCGAGAGATACCGGTGGTGTTTCTCTCCCCGACGACTTAGGAGCCCGCCGAGCACTCCATGGCACGCATCTCGGCGGCCGTGCATCGCTCATCGACACAGCCCAACCCGACCGCTTTCTCGGATTGGGCGGGTGTGATCTGAATCGACCCGCTGCGTCTTCCGACCCTTCGAAGCCGACAGCAACGGCCGCCACGCTCACCCCGCGGTCTTGCATCGACCTGAAGTCGCGATAGGAAACACGAAACACGAGGTACCAGGTACTGGAATCACCCGGCAGACTGTTGGAGGCGAACGATCGTTCCCTCACGGAACGGCACAGGCACCCGAAGGCCCATCGTCGCGTACACACCCGCCGGAACCGAGATGTCGGCGAGATAGAGCTCACCCACCTGCGGTGCCTCGAGCAACCCGACTTTCGGGAGCGCCAGCGTCATGGTGGCGGTCGCAGGGATGCATGGCTCGCCTGCTTCACCACTCGTCACGTTCAACCCGCTCGGCGTGTCCAGCGACAGCACGGGCCGTCCCTTCGCCCACCGAATCAGTTCGGCGGTTCTGCCCCTCGGATCGCCCCGGAGGCTGTAGCCGATCAGGGCGTCGATGACGAGATCTGCATCAGGCGGATCGGCCTCGAATCTCACATCCATCCTTCGCAGGATCTCATGCTGGATCCTCGGTACGTCGCCCAGGCGGTCCGGCGCCGTCGTGATCACCACGCTGACGTTGCTCCCCCGATTGGCGAGATGGCGCGCCGCCACCAGGCCACCGCCCCCGTTTCCTCCTGTCCCTGCCAGCACGGTTACCGACAACGGAGCAAACCGGCGGATGGCGAGTTCGGCGAGGTTCCTCCCCGCGTTCTCCATCATCTGGACGAGAAGGATCCCGAGATCCTCGATCATCACACGGTCGACCTCTCTCATCTGTTCCTCGGTGAGTGCAGGGACGGTCTGCAGATCAACCCCTGGAAACATGACCTCTCCTCGCTCTGGCGTGAGTCGACGGGCGCATGGCCAACCTACTCACACGAGAACGGAAGTGGTAGCGTCGCTCGAACAGGACCGAGCCCTTGCGCCATGCTCGGATCGTCACCGTCCACGATGGGTCCCCCATACGATGGCCTGGCTTGGATCTGTCTTCGACGCAAAGGTGAA contains:
- a CDS encoding nitroreductase family deazaflavin-dependent oxidoreductase encodes the protein MRDRTAKYLSAVHAAAFRVTRGRMGRRLVHNDILLLTTRGRKSGRLHTVPLLYLRSATALVVIASWGGRPANPDWYENLMTTSRATVELPGGQTFDVSARTATPEERSSWWPRITDAHAGYIAYQSRTDREIPVVFLSPTT
- a CDS encoding M20/M25/M40 family metallo-hydrolase, giving the protein MTYEKLRAAVDQQFDTIRQGLEDLTAVPSVSAPGFDPDNVRASAEVVAGLLRDAGFPEVRLLESEGAHPAVFAHYPAPAGAPTVLLYAHHDVQPPGDEREWTSPPFEPAERDGRIYGRGIADDKSGVLMHVGAMLAHEGKPPVGVKVIIEGEEEIGSLHLEDFLHEHQQLFSADVIVIGDSGNWKVGVPALTTSLRGLVDCVIEIRTADHALHSGEFGGPVPDALTILARTLATLHDEQGNVAIPDLVSSDTADPLDLTEAEFRAQAGVVDGLELIGEGSITSRLWTMPSISILAIDAPPVAEAINALVPVARAKVSMRLAPGQNPPYAMKTLVNHLESHVPWGAQVTVTPGASGEAFALATEGPRFEIFRAAMREAWGTEPVNMGVGGSIPFVAAFSETYPGATIVLTGAQEPESRIHAPDESLDLEELRRSVLAEAIVLELLAKQ
- the nucS gene encoding endonuclease NucS; amino-acid sequence: MRLVIARCSVDYEGRLTAHLPSATRLVMVKADGCVAVHADGGAYKPLNWMNAPNFIQETDGMWTVTNPKGERLVITFEEIFSDQDFEMGADPGLEKDGVERHLQVLLAERPWVLEEGLVLIRREYPTDIGPVDLLCSDREGNAVAVEIKRRGEIDGVEQLVRYLERLRRDKRLGEVRGIFAAQVVKPQAKVLAEARGVVTVEVDYDELRGLESDRPTLF
- a CDS encoding acyl-CoA dehydrogenase, producing the protein MDFEPSEEHQAFRKVIREFAEQEIAPYAEEWDRNHSFPLDVVRKMGDLGLFGLVFPEEYGGADADFTTLCIAIEELARVDQSVAITLEAAVGLGANPIFQFGTDEQKRRWLPDLVAGTALAGFGLTEPDAGSDAGGTRTKAVLDGDEWVINGTKSFITNSGTPITSLVTVTAKTGPDEISSIIVPAGTPGFTVDPAYDKMGWRASDTHGLTFVDCRVPAENLLGERGKGFRQFLHILDDGRIAIAAMSVGVAQGCLDLASAYAKDREAFGRPIGANQAVAFKLADMAVAVEASRLLTYKAAWMKDAGRSYRMAAAMAKLYASEAAVSATREAVQIFGGAGYMDESPVSRFYRDAKVLEIGEGTSEIQRLVISRTLGLPVR
- a CDS encoding NAD(P)H-hydrate epimerase, producing MFPGVDLQTVPALTEEQMREVDRVMIEDLGILLVQMMENAGRNLAELAIRRFAPLSVTVLAGTGGNGGGGLVAARHLANRGSNVSVVITTAPDRLGDVPRIQHEILRRMDVRFEADPPDADLVIDALIGYSLRGDPRGRTAELIRWAKGRPVLSLDTPSGLNVTSGEAGEPCIPATATMTLALPKVGLLEAPQVGELYLADISVPAGVYATMGLRVPVPFREGTIVRLQQSAG
- a CDS encoding tRNA (uridine(34)/cytosine(34)/5-carboxymethylaminomethyluridine(34)-2'-O)-methyltransferase TrmL (member of the SPOUT superfamily of RNA methyltransferases), with translation MVDVILFHPEIPPNTGNLMRLSANTGVRLHLVEPLGFTLDERRLRRAGLDYREWARVDVHESLEACLAAVEPHRLLAYSGVGKLRYSDVVYRDDDALLFGPESVGLPDEVLDRADEVLRIPMLPDRRSLNLANAASIVVYEAWRQGGFPGSV
- a CDS encoding WhiB family transcriptional regulator, which translates into the protein MEPGVFFPGEDVSSERALAVCGGCPVRDECLSYAFEFHMTSGIWGGMSAAGRRELRRVGKARRAG